The following are encoded together in the Hydractinia symbiolongicarpus strain clone_291-10 chromosome 14, HSymV2.1, whole genome shotgun sequence genome:
- the LOC130625702 gene encoding uncharacterized protein LOC130625702: MMSSNKTRIPLTVLFLLVGAASIHVSAKATEANEEEEIDPKSLQQAASLLEMRNYLSQASNTDIVFLVDVSYNTTEYLKPLAMLGNLSIACLKNMRNEKNKLALVTFANSSKLEYGFHECFEEECLENVSGTVQERIESRKIGQGLRYAKRLLKIEKQNFEKQNGSKYSRKQCVVLVTFGVDLNEKKFPVASRLLANNIDIIVIGLGENAAKNEATLNGIAKPKEKAKGKGFILVTEHVGYVFSLLENAIKFTCFWSFSEDFDFFG, from the exons ATGATGTCTTCTAACAAAACACGAATCCCATTGACTGTGTTATTTCTCTTGGTTGGTGCTGCCTCAATTCATG TATCAGCTAAAGCTACAGAGGCAAATGAGGAAGAAGAAATAGACCCAAAATCTCTCCAACAAGCAGCAAGTTTATTGGAGATGAGGAATTATCTCAGTCAAGCTAGTAACACGGATATCGTCTTTCTTGTTGACGTCAGCTACAACACGACAGAGTATTTAAAACCCTTGGCAATGTTGGGTAACTTATCAATTGCTTGTCTGAAAAACATGcgtaatgaaaaaaataaattagctcTTGTTACCTTTGCAAATTCATCAAAGCTGGAATATGGATTTCATGAGTGCTTTGAAGAGGAGTGTCTAGAAAATGTTTCAGGCACGGTTCA GGAAAGAATTGAAAGCAGAAAAATTGGTCAAGGATTGAGATACGCAAAGCGTTtgctaaaaattgaaaaacaaaattttgagaaACAAAACGGTTCAAAGTACTCCAGAAAACAATGCGTTGTGTTGGTCACATTCGGAGTTGACCTgaacgaaaaaaaatttccagTCGCGTCAAGACTGTTAGCTAATAATATCGACATCATTGTTATCGGACTTGGTGAAAACGCCGCTAAAAATGAAGCGACTTTAAATGGCATTGCGAAACCAAAGGAAAAGGCGAAAGGAAAAGGTTTTATTTTGGTAACAGAACATGTTGGCTACGTATTCAGTCTACTTGAAAATGCTATCAAATTTA CTTGTTTTTGGTCATTTTCGGAAGATTTCGACTTCTTCGGATAG
- the LOC130625703 gene encoding uncharacterized protein LOC130625703, translating into MDLAKMIIDQNLINVVMIKEFELASHVKGFHVYKALWTPKNGETLQCEGEPNNPVDKYAVCVKKENKIVGHLPLGKSGKFAKTIFYFLRADELSSCKVTVTGKPVNLGDGEGMQVPCNLTFIGTEKCIEILKKHI; encoded by the coding sequence ATGGATCTTGCAAAAATGATAATTGATCAAAATTTAATCAACGTTGTAATGATAAAAGAATTTGAATTGGCTTCACATGTTAAGGGGTTCCACGTTTATAAAGCAttgtggactccaaaaaatgggGAGACTTTACAATGCGAAGGAGAGCCTAATAATCCCGTTGACAAATATGCTGTGTGTGtcaagaaagaaaacaagataGTTGGACATTTACCACTTGGAAAATCTGGAAAATttgctaaaacaatattttatttccTCAGAGCTGATGAATTAAGCTCGTGCAAAGTAACTGTGACTGGAAAACCAGTTAATTTGGGAGATGGTGAAGGCATGCAAGTGCCATGCAATTTGACATTTATTGGAACGGAAAAGTGCATCGAGATACTCAAGAAACATATTTAG
- the LOC130625143 gene encoding uncharacterized protein LOC130625143 has product MIQNLEKGKDLPKVSILRALQILVSSWDKVKKETIVNCFKKSKISKKAQQNATDDIDDPFKQLEKDLTQLRAIDDTIIPADLSARDVVDIDQDLTTIENPVTDEEILESVRPSTDENDEEHDENADVIEVFDEPVSKPTKSEINTAVETLQNACLFTDDGNDMQRLLLRFEDLFLKSEMKNKKQTSILSFFDQK; this is encoded by the coding sequence ATGATTCAAAACCTAGAAAAAGGCAAAGATCTTCCAAAAGTTTCAATTCTGCGTGCTCTTCAAATACTTGTTTCGTCGTGGGACAAAGTGAAGAAAGAAACCATCGTAAATTGCTTCAAGAAATCAAAGATTTCCAAGAAAGCTCAACAGAATGCAACTGATGATATTGATGATCCATTTAAACAACTGGAGAAAGATCTCACACAACTGCGTGCCATTGACGATACCATTATTCCTGCTGATCTCTCGGCCCGTGATGTTGTCGATATTGACCAAGATTTGACCACAATCGAAAATCCCGTGACTGATGAAGAAATCCTTGAGTCGGTACGGCCAAGTACAGATGAGAATGACGAGGAGCATGATGAAAATGCcgatgtcatcgaggtgtttgaTGAGCCAGTGAGCAAGCCAACAAAATCAGAAATAAACACTGCAGTGGAGACTTTACAAAATGCTTGTCTATTTACTGATGATGGAAATGACATGCAACGCCTCCTGCTTCGCTTTGAAGATTTGTttcttaaaagtgaaatgaaaaACAAGAAGCAAACTAGTATTTTGAGCTTTTTCGATCAAAAATAA